Proteins encoded together in one Acidobacteriota bacterium window:
- a CDS encoding 1-acyl-sn-glycerol-3-phosphate acyltransferase — translation MLWILKNIIHALFRIIFTLEYYGVENVPVSGPVVLAGNHPSYLDPLLMSLPIKRQIRFIAWDRLFKIPGLGFLMRFAGAFPVDITRRDSKAFEQAMEVLKEGHALGIFPEAGRSQKPGMSENVKSGAARFAIYNQCPIVPITITGAQDAWPTSRLIPLPRKITVKYHKPIIPDPERCLSHRDDAEFAREVMDQWRDQIEQRLLPSLKVSDKLYQLFARPAWPLRTYEIVPLGVLLIGFFSGVPRWEVFLPALVYYFYLLADIWFLPQGRIVKAIRDLSTPFLFFAWHPTLMKVVFYPHTGVAFAALAAAILSTLVPFYYARYHDSQRYMRGLVLTYGLAMVLELFYPAGYGLHAALFSFIIVYCVDRQPMHWYFTAAGVAVYAALFGWFAQPLPVTLAYYAGLGPVVDVYMRLMKFTTHDGRQV, via the coding sequence ATGCTGTGGATATTAAAGAACATCATCCATGCGCTGTTTCGAATCATCTTCACCCTTGAATACTATGGGGTTGAAAATGTTCCTGTGTCCGGCCCGGTGGTTTTGGCTGGGAACCATCCGAGCTATTTAGATCCATTGCTGATGTCCCTGCCCATCAAGCGTCAGATTCGATTTATTGCCTGGGATCGGCTGTTCAAAATACCGGGCCTGGGGTTCCTGATGCGGTTTGCGGGGGCGTTTCCAGTTGACATTACCCGACGCGATTCAAAAGCTTTTGAACAGGCCATGGAAGTGCTCAAGGAAGGGCATGCGCTGGGAATCTTCCCCGAAGCTGGACGCTCCCAAAAACCGGGGATGAGCGAAAATGTCAAATCCGGGGCCGCCCGGTTTGCCATTTATAACCAGTGTCCGATTGTTCCCATCACCATCACGGGTGCTCAGGATGCCTGGCCCACGTCACGTCTGATTCCGCTCCCACGCAAAATCACCGTCAAATATCACAAACCAATTATTCCTGACCCTGAACGGTGCCTCAGTCACCGCGACGATGCGGAGTTTGCCCGCGAGGTCATGGACCAGTGGCGTGACCAGATTGAACAGCGGTTGCTGCCATCGCTCAAAGTGTCAGATAAGCTGTATCAATTGTTTGCGCGCCCTGCCTGGCCGTTGCGAACCTATGAAATTGTTCCCCTCGGTGTGTTGTTGATTGGGTTCTTTTCGGGTGTGCCGCGCTGGGAGGTATTCCTGCCCGCCCTGGTCTATTACTTCTACTTGCTGGCGGACATCTGGTTCCTGCCTCAGGGCCGAATCGTCAAGGCAATACGTGACCTTTCAACGCCCTTTTTGTTCTTTGCGTGGCATCCGACCCTGATGAAAGTGGTGTTCTATCCACATACCGGAGTTGCGTTTGCAGCCCTGGCCGCCGCCATCCTGTCAACCCTGGTGCCGTTTTATTATGCCCGGTATCACGATTCACAACGCTACATGCGCGGATTGGTCCTGACCTACGGATTGGCAATGGTTCTGGAACTTTTCTACCCGGCTGGGTACGGGCTCCACGCGGCCCTGTTTAGTTTCATCATTGTGTATTGCGTTGACCGACAACCCATGCACTGGTATTTCACGGCAGCGGGGGTGGCGGTCTATGCGGCGCTCTTCGGTTGGTTTGCCCAACCGCTGCCAGTCACCCTGGCTTATTATGCCGGGTTGGGCCCAGTGGTGGATGTGTATATGCGGTTGATGAAATTTACCACGCACGATGGGCGGCAAGTGTAG